A region of Aliivibrio fischeri DNA encodes the following proteins:
- a CDS encoding glucosaminidase domain-containing protein has translation MAQGIDESGWGTSYFAINGNSLYGEHLSSKGGKYLSTPGGHVKVAAFDNLFAGTARYMYNLNTTSAYKDLWKLRQQLSAEGKLSGYELVESLSHYSTRGEAYVENLQALIKHHKLDSFDQVTFDSSTPIRVRFEN, from the coding sequence TTGGCACAAGGTATCGATGAGAGTGGTTGGGGAACCAGTTATTTTGCAATTAATGGCAATAGCTTATATGGCGAACATCTATCGTCTAAAGGTGGCAAATATTTAAGTACTCCTGGCGGCCATGTAAAAGTTGCAGCATTCGACAATTTATTCGCAGGTACTGCACGCTACATGTATAACTTAAACACCACGTCTGCTTATAAAGATCTTTGGAAACTACGCCAACAACTAAGCGCAGAAGGGAAATTATCAGGTTATGAGCTAGTCGAGTCTTTATCTCACTACTCTACCCGTGGTGAAGCTTATGTTGAGAATCTGCAAGCATTAATTAAGCATCATAAATTAGATAGTTTTGATCAGGTCACATTTGATAGCTCAACGCCGATTCGAGTGAGATTTGAGAACTAG
- a CDS encoding LysR family transcriptional regulator: protein MHDRASQMVIFYALAKAGSFTAAAKQMGVSTSHVSKQLGALEETLNLKLVHRTTRSLILTDAGQQFFLYCETIYNAMTEASAIMDDERDEVAGILRLGLSQSFGTMHIIPAIDKLRNQYPDLQVEVRLFDHQADMLKDGLDLWVTNFEDLPEGYVAQRLADSNFVLAASPDYLIDKKVPHHPLDLVEHNCLTYQSRYRDYSNWDFSKGNESLCVKVSGNYRVDLAEAVRDATISGWGIAYLASYLLTNEFNDGKLIQLLPDWKASQKMPIYAVYPSRKHLPRKISAVIDFLREHIGQPPYWDKALMKRVKL, encoded by the coding sequence ATGCATGACCGAGCGAGTCAAATGGTGATATTTTACGCCTTAGCGAAAGCTGGGAGTTTTACTGCTGCAGCAAAGCAAATGGGTGTATCAACCTCACATGTCAGTAAGCAACTTGGTGCTTTAGAAGAAACGCTTAATCTAAAATTGGTGCATAGAACGACACGCTCTCTTATTCTAACGGATGCGGGACAACAGTTTTTTCTGTATTGCGAGACCATTTATAATGCAATGACAGAAGCAAGTGCCATTATGGATGATGAACGAGATGAAGTCGCAGGTATTCTACGTTTAGGTTTATCCCAATCATTTGGCACTATGCATATCATTCCGGCTATTGATAAGTTGCGAAACCAATACCCTGATTTACAAGTTGAAGTTCGCTTATTTGATCATCAAGCTGACATGTTAAAAGATGGTTTAGATTTATGGGTAACTAATTTTGAAGACTTGCCTGAAGGTTATGTTGCACAGCGTTTAGCTGATTCTAATTTTGTTTTAGCGGCATCTCCTGATTACCTTATTGATAAAAAAGTTCCGCATCATCCTTTGGATCTTGTTGAGCATAATTGTCTTACTTACCAGAGTCGCTATCGTGATTACAGTAATTGGGATTTTAGTAAGGGTAATGAATCTCTATGCGTAAAGGTATCTGGTAATTATCGAGTTGATTTAGCTGAGGCTGTTAGAGATGCAACCATATCAGGGTGGGGTATTGCTTATTTAGCCAGTTATTTGCTAACTAATGAGTTTAATGATGGCAAACTCATTCAATTATTACCGGATTGGAAAGCAAGTCAGAAAATGCCGATTTATGCGGTATACCCAAGTCGAAAACACCTTCCAAGAAAGATAAGTGCGGTCATCGATTTTCTTCGTGAACATATAGGCCAACCGCCATATTGGGATAAAGCGCTCATGAAGCGAGTGAAGTTGTAA
- the bla gene encoding class A beta-lactamase, producing the protein MKIKPFLFGLIVLANNAIAGSLAQNIEAIELSSGGYIGVSVLNTETNKTWAYKGDQRFPMMSTFKTLACAKMLYDSSVGGIDKYKTTSITKEQIIPWSPVTEPLIGNIITTQKACEATMLMSDNTAANIVLNEIGGPSSLTQFLRAMGDTKTRLDRIEPELNESKNGDKRDTTTPVAMSQTLNALLFGNTLNSQDEQTLKSWMMNNKVSDPLLRSILPNDWSIADRSGAGGFGSRGITAAIWNDKHQPIIISIYLTQTKLDMAERNQVIVEVGNAIFKEFKIN; encoded by the coding sequence ATGAAAATCAAACCATTTCTATTTGGCCTTATTGTTTTAGCAAACAATGCAATTGCGGGCTCTCTTGCTCAAAATATTGAAGCTATCGAGCTATCAAGCGGAGGTTACATTGGTGTTTCAGTACTGAATACAGAAACAAACAAGACATGGGCATATAAAGGCGACCAACGCTTTCCTATGATGAGTACATTTAAAACCCTTGCCTGTGCAAAAATGCTTTACGATTCAAGCGTCGGTGGCATTGATAAATACAAAACCACCTCTATAACTAAAGAACAAATCATACCTTGGTCACCCGTTACAGAACCTTTAATCGGCAATATTATTACGACTCAAAAAGCGTGTGAAGCAACCATGCTAATGAGTGATAATACTGCTGCGAATATTGTTCTAAATGAAATTGGTGGGCCAAGTTCTTTAACGCAATTCTTGCGTGCTATGGGTGATACAAAAACTCGCCTTGATCGCATTGAACCAGAATTAAATGAATCTAAAAATGGCGATAAACGAGATACAACAACACCCGTTGCTATGTCGCAAACACTCAATGCTTTGTTATTTGGTAACACTTTAAACTCACAGGATGAACAAACATTAAAATCTTGGATGATGAACAACAAAGTGTCTGATCCATTACTGCGCTCTATTTTACCTAATGACTGGTCTATTGCTGATCGCTCAGGTGCTGGTGGTTTTGGTTCTCGTGGTATCACTGCTGCTATCTGGAACGACAAACACCAACCTATTATCATTAGTATTTACTTAACTCAAACAAAGCTTGATATGGCTGAACGTAATCAAGTTATTGTTGAAGTTGGCAATGCTATTTTCAAAGAATTTAAAATTAATTAA
- a CDS encoding peptidylprolyl isomerase, which produces MIIFTTNFGDIHIELNKEKAPVSSKNFLKYCQDGFYEGTIFHRVIKGFMIQGGGFTADMQEKEMRAPIVNEANRGLKNLNGTIAMARTDAPHSATSEFFINIANNTFLDHTATTNAGWGYAVFGEVTMGMDVVKKIAKIKTKSIGEFDDVPKESIVIEKVTIVGE; this is translated from the coding sequence ATGATCATTTTTACTACCAACTTTGGTGATATTCACATTGAGCTAAACAAAGAGAAAGCACCTGTTAGCTCAAAGAACTTTTTAAAATATTGCCAAGATGGTTTCTACGAAGGCACCATTTTTCACCGTGTTATCAAAGGTTTTATGATTCAAGGCGGTGGTTTTACTGCTGATATGCAAGAAAAAGAGATGCGTGCACCTATCGTTAATGAAGCGAATCGCGGTTTAAAAAACTTAAACGGTACTATTGCAATGGCTCGTACTGATGCACCGCACTCTGCAACAAGCGAGTTTTTTATTAATATTGCTAACAATACGTTCCTTGACCATACAGCAACTACCAATGCAGGTTGGGGTTATGCTGTATTTGGCGAAGTGACAATGGGCATGGATGTGGTTAAGAAAATAGCAAAAATCAAAACTAAATCCATCGGTGAGTTTGACGATGTTCCAAAAGAGAGTATTGTTATCGAGAAAGTGACTATCGTAGGCGAATAA
- a CDS encoding NupC/NupG family nucleoside CNT transporter, producing MTSLLGIFAILLFAYLCSTDRRNIPLRTVSLAFGLQIIFALLVLYVPAGKEVLNSVTAGVSGVIDYGQQGIAFLFGGLATGKVGFVFAINVLGIIIFFSALISALYHIGVMPKVINFIGGGLQRLLGTGRAESLAATANIFVSMVEAPLVVRPYLKHMSDSQFFAVMTCGLASVAGGTMVGYASLGVDLNFLISAAFMSAPAGLLMAKMMVPPGDEANNDDEITSVEIDHATNVFEALADGAMSGLRIAVAVGTTLLAFVSVIALLNGLLGHVGDIFGIKLSFELILGYLFAPVAFILGVPWNEAILAGSLIGNKIVVNEFVAFIQLMEVKDQLSPHSVAIVTFALCGFANISTMAILIGGLGSLVPERRPFIARMGFRAITAGVLANLMSAAIAGVILSL from the coding sequence ATGACATCTTTACTTGGTATTTTTGCCATTTTACTGTTTGCTTATTTGTGTTCGACTGACCGCCGTAACATCCCTCTTAGAACTGTCTCTTTGGCGTTTGGACTGCAAATTATTTTTGCCTTATTGGTTCTATATGTTCCTGCTGGTAAAGAAGTTTTAAACTCTGTTACAGCAGGCGTATCAGGCGTGATTGATTATGGTCAACAAGGTATTGCCTTTTTATTCGGTGGTTTAGCTACTGGCAAAGTTGGCTTTGTATTTGCCATTAATGTGCTTGGTATTATCATTTTCTTCTCGGCACTCATTTCTGCGCTTTACCACATCGGTGTGATGCCTAAAGTGATTAATTTCATTGGTGGTGGATTACAACGTCTACTTGGTACAGGACGTGCAGAATCCCTTGCTGCAACGGCTAATATCTTTGTTAGTATGGTAGAAGCTCCATTAGTTGTTCGACCTTACTTAAAGCACATGAGTGATTCTCAGTTCTTTGCTGTGATGACATGTGGCCTAGCTTCTGTAGCTGGCGGAACCATGGTTGGTTATGCATCATTAGGTGTGGATCTAAACTTCCTTATCTCTGCTGCATTCATGTCTGCACCAGCAGGATTATTAATGGCTAAGATGATGGTTCCACCGGGTGATGAAGCAAATAATGATGATGAAATCACCTCTGTTGAGATTGATCATGCAACTAATGTATTTGAAGCATTAGCTGATGGTGCTATGTCTGGCTTGCGTATCGCTGTTGCGGTAGGTACGACGTTATTAGCGTTTGTCAGTGTGATTGCTTTACTTAACGGCTTACTAGGGCACGTTGGTGATATCTTTGGTATCAAACTAAGTTTTGAATTAATTCTTGGTTACTTGTTTGCTCCTGTAGCTTTCATCTTAGGTGTGCCATGGAATGAAGCGATTCTTGCTGGTTCATTAATCGGTAATAAGATCGTGGTAAATGAATTTGTTGCCTTTATTCAATTAATGGAAGTGAAAGATCAACTAAGCCCACATTCTGTTGCGATAGTTACATTCGCACTGTGCGGTTTTGCAAATATTTCAACCATGGCAATTTTGATTGGTGGTTTAGGTAGTCTTGTTCCTGAACGTCGTCCATTTATTGCGAGAATGGGTTTCAGAGCGATTACCGCAGGTGTACTAGCTAACTTAATGAGTGCAGCGATCGCTGGTGTGATTTTGTCACTTTAA
- a CDS encoding methyltransferase domain-containing protein, with translation MSSMYTTFAERYDNVVQDNIYNAYLERPSLQAMLGDVNGCDVIDLGCGSGVYADYFIHRGVAKLTCIDFSPNMIEIVKRKFGDRVTAYAQDASIGLIREASESADLIISPLMIHYLEDLSVLFNDVARVLKNGGSFAFSTHHPFADFECTLSGNYFEREFITEMWNTVGEPVEVTFYRRSLTEIMNAITDSGLVVTQLSEGKVAEEVKHLSLEKYEYLSKNPNFIFIKCQKLV, from the coding sequence ATGTCGAGTATGTACACAACATTCGCAGAGCGATATGACAATGTGGTTCAAGATAATATTTATAATGCATACCTAGAAAGACCGTCACTACAGGCTATGTTAGGTGATGTGAACGGTTGTGATGTGATTGATCTTGGCTGTGGTTCTGGTGTTTATGCCGATTATTTTATTCATCGTGGGGTAGCAAAGCTAACTTGTATCGATTTCTCACCGAATATGATTGAAATTGTTAAGCGAAAATTTGGTGATCGAGTTACCGCTTATGCACAAGATGCGTCTATTGGGTTAATAAGAGAAGCAAGTGAAAGCGCTGATTTGATTATTTCTCCATTGATGATTCATTATTTAGAAGATCTCTCGGTACTTTTTAATGATGTTGCTCGTGTTTTAAAAAATGGTGGAAGCTTTGCTTTTTCTACTCATCATCCGTTTGCTGACTTTGAGTGCACATTATCAGGAAACTATTTTGAAAGAGAATTCATTACTGAAATGTGGAATACCGTTGGCGAGCCAGTTGAAGTGACATTCTATCGTCGTTCATTAACAGAAATAATGAATGCAATTACAGATAGTGGTTTAGTTGTAACGCAGTTATCTGAAGGCAAAGTGGCTGAAGAAGTAAAACATTTATCTCTAGAAAAATATGAGTATTTATCTAAAAACCCTAATTTCATTTTTATCAAATGCCAAAAGCTAGTTTAG